The nucleotide window GTTCAGTGTCTGAAACGGGCCGACACGGTCATCTACGATCATTTGGTCAGCAGGGAGATTCTCTCCCACGCAGAAAGGGCTGTCCGCATGATCTACGCCGGAAAGGAGGGCGGCCGGCATACCCTTACGCAGGAGCAGATCAACCGTTGTCTGATCGACGAGGCCGAGAAGGGGCTCATCGTAGCCCGTCTGAAGGGGGGGGACCCCTTTATTTTCGGAAGGGGCGGGGAAGAGGCGGAAATTTTGGCCGAACGGGGCATCCCTTTCGAAGTCGTGCCGGGTGTTACATCCGCCGTCGCCGTTCCGGCCTATGCGGGCATTCCTCTGACGCACCGCGCCCATGCCGCGACCGTCGCATTCATCACGGGTCATGAGGACCCTGCAAAACCCGAGAGTCGTATCGACTGGAAAAGCCTGACAGGAATCGGGACCCTCGTCTTTCTCATGGGTGTCAAAAATCTTCCCAACATCACTTCCAATCTGCTGGCGGCGGGAAAAGAACCGGAAACGCCGGCGGCACTCATCCGCTGGGGAACGACGGGGGATCAGGAAACCCTGGTTGGCGATCTTGTCAACATCGCGCAACAGGCGAAAGACAGGGGCTTCAAGCCCCCTTCTGTTCTCGTTGTGGGCGGGGTTGTGTCTCTGCGCCCGATGTTGAACTGGTTTGAAACGCGTCCGCTTTTCGGTCGAGGGATCGTCATTACCCGGCCGGAAGCCCAGGCGGAGGAATTTCTCGCCCTGCTCCGCGCGGAAGGGGCACAGCCCCATCTTTTCCCGACGATCAGAATCGTCCCGCCGGAAAGCTTCCAGAAGCTGGATCGGGCCATCGAAAACATCGACACCTACCAATGGCTCATTTTCACCAGCGCCAACGCGGTGCGGTTTTTCTTTCAGCGTCTTCAGACATTGGAAAGGGGCCTGAATGATCTCGGGAATGTCCGTATCTGTGCCATCGGCCCCATCACGGCAGGGGAAGTGGAAAAGCGCGGACCGGCCGTCCATCTCGTCCCCCCTGTCTTTACCTCTGAGGGTGTTCTCGAAATCCTTGAAAAGGAGGACCTGGCCGGGAAAAGAATTCTCATTCCCCGGGCGGAGAAGGCCCGGGACATCCTGCCTTCGGGGCTGGTTCGGGCGGGCGCCGAGGTTGACTGTATAACGGCCTATCGGACGGTGTCGTCAGGCAGGAAAAAATCCGACCTCGACAGGTTAATCAGGGAAGGCCGGGTCGATGTGATCACCTTTACAAGTCCTTCAACGGTGGCTCATTTCATGGACATCATGGGCGCATCCTATCCGCTTCCCCCGGCGGTGAAAATTGCCTGCATTGGTCCGGTAACCGCGGATGCGGCCAGGAAGGCGGGACTCGCCGTGGATATTCTCCAGGAACGGTATACGGTGCCGGCTCTGGTGGAAAGACTCGTGGAATACTTCTCAAGGGAAAAATCCCCGGCATGAAGGACAGACCTGTCGAAAGCCCGCAATAGGGCCGCCCTACCCTTCCGGGCTGAAGTCTTTTTTTGGGGCGCCGCAGATCGGGCAGGTCCAGGTGTCGGGTATCGCTTCGAAGCTTGTGCCGGCCTCGACACCATTATCGGGATCGCCTTTGACGGGGTCATAAACATAACCGCAGACATTGCAGACGAAACGAACCCGGTCTTGCGCAGGGGCGGACACCTCTTCCTGCACATAGGTAGGCGCCGTTTTGGGCGATTTCCCCCCCTTGACCTCATGGTAATACGCATAGGTCATGGGTTCCGCGTCAGAAAAAACCTCACAATCGACAATCTCACCCAGAAAAATCGTATGGGTTCCGCAATCCATTTCATTGACCACCTTCGCCTCAATGCAGGACACGGTCTCATCAAGAACGATGGGCGCCCCCGTAACGCCGATCTTGTAGTTGATCTTTTCGAATTTATTCACATCGCGGCCGCTCTTGAAACCGAACTGACCGATCAGGGTCATGGGCGCCGTTTTGGCCAGAATGGATATCGAGAAAAGCCTGCTCGAGACAATGTATTCATGGGTGAGGTTCAATTTGTTGATGCTGATCGCGATGCTCGGCGGTTTCGAGGTGACTTGAAACACCGTGTTGGCGATCTGTCCATCGATCTTGTCTCCGGATTTTGACGAAATGATGTAGAGTCCATAGCCTATTTTTTGAAACGATTTGGTGTTCATGGTGTGTTTTCTCCTTTTTTCACAAAACTAAGCCAGATTCCCCGGATGAAAAACAAGACCAAGGCGAAGGCGCCGATGGAGAAGACGACATCAGGGACGAGTCGCGCCCAGCTCAGCATGCGGATGACCTCGCCGGTCGTGATCTCCGGGCTGCGCGCATACCAGAGTCCATACTTGACCGCAAAGTAAAGTTGATAAAAACCCGCCGGAACCAGGCTGAACACCGTCATCGATGCCAATCCCCCGTTCAATCCCCAAAAACTCCATTTCAGCATTCGATCCGACCAGGCCGCCCGGGAGAAAATATGGCGGACCGAAAAGAGCAGCAGGGAAATGGCGAGCATACCGTAGACCCCGAAAAGCGCTGTGTGCGAATGAATCGGGGTCGTGTAGATCCCCTGCGAATAGTAGAGTACGATGGGGGGGTTGATCAGAAATCCGAAGACCCCGGCGCCGACAAGATTCCAGAATGCCACCGAGATGAAGAAATAGATCGGCCACCGGTACGGAAAGGCCCTCCCTCCGGCTTCGATTACCCTCAGATTGTGGGCCGCTTCAAAACCAAGAAGGGAAAGGGGAACGACTTCCAGGGCCGAAAAAACGGCTCCCAGCGCGATAATGACCGTCGGGACTCCCGTCCAATAGAGATGGTGGAAGGTTCCGACCACACCGCTTCCCAAATAGAGAAAAATGATGAAATACACACTCTTCAGGGCAAATTCCCTGCTCACGGCCCCGATATGTGAAAGCAGGAAGGCCATCACCACCGTGGCAAAGACTTCAAAAAACCCTTCAACCCAAAGGTGAACAACCCACCATCGCCAATACTCAGCATCGGCAAGATGACTTCCCTTGCCGTACAGAAGCCCGGCCATGTAAAAAAGCGGAATGGTCACCGCGCTGTAAAGGAGGACATGGGTTAATCCACCGGCATCCCTTTCAGCTTGCAGAGCCGGTCGTATGGCCCGCCAGACGAGAATGAGCCAGATGACCATGCCGGCAATAAGCAAAAGCTGACAAACACGTCCCAGTTCAATATACTCAAAACCCTGATGTCCGAAAAGAAATCCATCTCCTCCCAGATATCCGGCAATCGACACCCAGGTTCCGGAGAGGCTCCCGACCACAACCACCACAAGGGCGACGAAGAGACCCCA belongs to Deltaproteobacteria bacterium and includes:
- the cobA gene encoding uroporphyrinogen-III C-methyltransferase, encoding MLKKGRVYLIGAGPGDPGLITLKAVQCLKRADTVIYDHLVSREILSHAERAVRMIYAGKEGGRHTLTQEQINRCLIDEAEKGLIVARLKGGDPFIFGRGGEEAEILAERGIPFEVVPGVTSAVAVPAYAGIPLTHRAHAATVAFITGHEDPAKPESRIDWKSLTGIGTLVFLMGVKNLPNITSNLLAAGKEPETPAALIRWGTTGDQETLVGDLVNIAQQAKDRGFKPPSVLVVGGVVSLRPMLNWFETRPLFGRGIVITRPEAQAEEFLALLRAEGAQPHLFPTIRIVPPESFQKLDRAIENIDTYQWLIFTSANAVRFFFQRLQTLERGLNDLGNVRICAIGPITAGEVEKRGPAVHLVPPVFTSEGVLEILEKEDLAGKRILIPRAEKARDILPSGLVRAGAEVDCITAYRTVSSGRKKSDLDRLIREGRVDVITFTSPSTVAHFMDIMGASYPLPPAVKIACIGPVTADAARKAGLAVDILQERYTVPALVERLVEYFSREKSPA
- a CDS encoding High molecular weight rubredoxin, giving the protein MNTKSFQKIGYGLYIISSKSGDKIDGQIANTVFQVTSKPPSIAISINKLNLTHEYIVSSRLFSISILAKTAPMTLIGQFGFKSGRDVNKFEKINYKIGVTGAPIVLDETVSCIEAKVVNEMDCGTHTIFLGEIVDCEVFSDAEPMTYAYYHEVKGGKSPKTAPTYVQEEVSAPAQDRVRFVCNVCGYVYDPVKGDPDNGVEAGTSFEAIPDTWTCPICGAPKKDFSPEG
- a CDS encoding nitric-oxide reductase large subunit, which gives rise to FSEGDDRISLQPGIVQTEDQGRRISGFFAWLAWSAGTLRPDAPHTYTSNWPYDPLVGNEPLPDSLIWSIVSVILLIFGIAAALFVYQRYIGQSGYDASRLRMEFAEPAPTPSQKVTLIYFFTAIVLLVIQIGLGSLTAHYTIEGNAFFGIPLAKILPYVATRTWHVQLAIFFIATCFLATGLFIGPFVGREPRGQARWAWGLFVALVVVVVGSLSGTWVSIAGYLGGDGFLFGHQGFEYIELGRVCQLLLIAGMVIWLILVWRAIRPALQAERDAGGLTHVLLYSAVTIPLFYMAGLLYGKGSHLADAEYWRWWVVHLWVEGFFEVFATVVMAFLLSHIGAVSREFALKSVYFIIFLYLGSGVVGTFHHLYWTGVPTVIIALGAVFSALEVVPLSLLGFEAAHNLRVIEAGGRAFPYRWPIYFFISVAFWNLVGAGVFGFLINPPIVLYYSQGIYTTPIHSHTALFGVYGMLAISLLLFSVRHIFSRAAWSDRMLKWSFWGLNGGLASMTVFSLVPAGFYQLYFAVKYGLWYARSPEITTGEVIRMLSWARLVPDVVFSIGAFALVLFFIRGIWLSFVKKGENTP